One segment of Ricinus communis isolate WT05 ecotype wild-type chromosome 8, ASM1957865v1, whole genome shotgun sequence DNA contains the following:
- the LOC8276557 gene encoding 1-phosphatidylinositol-3-phosphate 5-kinase FAB1B isoform X1 — MDSSDKTFSELVGLLKSWIPWRSEPSSVSRDFWMPDQSCRVCYECDSQFTIINRRHHCRLCGRVFCAKCTTNSVPVPSSDPNTAREEWEKIRVCNYCFKQWQQGITTFDNGIQVPSLDLSSSPSAASLASSKSTGTANSSSFTLGSMPYSAGTYQRAQQSAGPSPHQTSEMDVNSDNQIEVTLGRSNGHVADMSYQSPNPYAFSRNRSYDDDDEYGVFRADSEARRFPQVNEYFHRDEFDDMSNDEGSHKAHLDGENIDSKSLSSSPINPSFGSHGLEGGQQLGEKIEHGMDDEEETSSMYPGDNRDAEPVDFENNGLLWLPPEPEDEEDEREAGLFDDDDDDDEGHAAGEWGRLRTSSSFGSGEFRNKDKSSEEHKKAIKNVVDGHFRALVSQLLQVENIPVGDEDDKDSWLEIITSLSWEAATLLKPDMSKGGGMDPGGYVKVKCIASGRRSESVVVKGVVCKKNVAHRRMTSKIEKPRLLILGGALEYQRVSNHLSSFDTLLQQEMDHLKMAVAKIDAHQPDILVVEKSVSRFAQEYLLAKDISLVLNVKRPLLERIARCTGAQIVPSIDHLSSPKLGYCDMFHVERCLEDLGTAGQGGKKLVKTLMYFEDCPKPLGFTFHLFQILLRGANGDELKKVKHVVQYGVFAAYHLALETSFLADEGASLPELPLNSPITVALPDKPSSIERSISTVPGFTVPANEKLQGPQTSSEPQRSNNVPVAYLDSTISSIGHVGRKPLADGPIFQSTAPTTSCISPTSFLSTVPFTVKVVSDSYRTFEQKNKFEYGGSPVSETTAANIKVAAIDEHLTVNGFGVSEGIIEKHSQNNLSKMVASQSNIAVLPSAPENKNNLEAPGSLKEEFPPSPSDHQSILVSLSSRCVWKGTVCERSHLFRIKYYGSFDKPLGRFLRDHLFDQSYTCQSCEMPSEAHVHCYTHRQGTLTISVKKLSEILLPGEKDGKIWMWHRCLRCPRTNGFPPATRRVVMSDAAWGLSFGKFLELSFSNHAAASRVASCGHSLHRDCLRFYGFGNMVACFRYASINVLSVYLPPLKLDFNSENQEWIQKETDEVVNRAELLFSDVLNALSQIAQKKSSLGPGNSGMKLPESRRQIGELEAMLQNEKTEFEDSLQRALNKEAKKGQPVIDILEINRLRRQLVFQSYMWDHRLIYAASLDNNSLQDDLNCSNTGHEEKAFASTEQLNEMNVNDKAGKGFGSFDSLPVGAKLLKIDRQGGLGINSDQSETVHRDIDMSQDPNHEKNDRAELSGAMPTCDQPHGLEHSGNVRRTLSEGQVPIVSNLSDTLDAAWTGENHPGIGLVKDDSSVLSDSAVADLSTTSTAMEGLDLYSQLQDPNGSKVSNALSPALSTKGSDNMEEVGGYLRTPFLNFYRSLNKTFYASPEKLETMGEYSPVYVSSFRELELQGGARLLLPMGVRDVVIPVFDDEPTSIIAYALLSPEYEDQLADDGERIKEGGDANYSSNLSDHLTSQSFHSADEVTIDSHRSLGYTDESILSMSGSHSPLVLDPLSYTKTMHARVSFGDEGPLGKVKYSVTCYYAKRFEALRNRCCPSELDFIRSLSRCKKWGAQGGKSNVFFAKTLDDRFIIKQVTKTELESFIKFAPEYFRYLSESISSRSPTCLAKILGIYQVTSKHLKGGKESKMDVLVMENLLFGRNVTRLYDLKGSSRSRYNPDSSGSNKVLLDQNLIEAMPTSPIFVGNKAKRLLERAVWNDTSFLASIDVMDYSLLVGVDEQTHELVLGIIDFMRQYTWDKHLETWVKATGILGGPKNASPTVISPKQYKKRFRKAMTTYFLMVPDQWSPPLLIPSKSQSDLCEENTQGGTSVE, encoded by the exons ATGGATTCATCTGACAAGACGTTCTCTGAGCTAGTTGGCCTATTGAAATCTTGGATCCCTTGGCGGTCTGAGCCATCTAGTGTGTCAAGGGATTTTTGGATGCCCGATCAGAGTTGTAGGGTATGTTATGAGTGTGATTCTCAGTTCACAATAATTAACCGTAGGCACCATTGTCGACTTTGTGGTCGCGTCTTCTGTGCTAAGTGTACAACCAACTCAGTTCCTGTCCCATCAAGTGATCCAAATACTGCAAGGGAAGAGTGGGAGAAAATTCGGGTATGTAATTATTGTTTCAAACAATGGCAGCAAGGGATAACAACTTTTGATAATGGAATCCAGGTTCCTAGCCTGGATCTTAGTAGTTCACCATCAGCTGCAAGTTTGGCCAGCTCTAAGTCTACTGGCACTGCTAACAGTAGTAGCTTCACTCTTGGCTCGATGCCATACTCGGCTGGAACCTATCAACGAGCTCAACAAAGTGCAGGTCCCAGCCCACATCAAACATCTGAGATGGATGTAAATTCAGATAATCAAATAGAAGTGACATTGGGAAGGAGCAATGGTCATGTTGCAGACATGAGCTATCAATCTCCAAACCCATATGCATTTTCAAGGAACAG gagttatgatgatgatgacgaATATGGGGTTTTTCGGGCTGATTCTGAAGCAAGGCGTTTCCCCCAAGTGAACGAGTACTTTCATCGAGATGAGTTTGATGACATGAGCAATGATGAGGGATCACATAAAGCTCATCTTGATGGAGAAAATATTGACTCAAAAAGTTTAAGCAGCTCTCCCATAAACCCTAGTTTTGGCTCACATGGTTTGGAAGGAGGGCAACAACTTGGGGAAAAAATTGAGCATGGTATGGATGATGAGGAGGAGACCTCTTCCATGTATCCGGGGGATAACAGGGATGCTGAACCTGTGGATTTTGAGAACAATGGACTTCTCTGGCTTCCCCCAGAAccagaagatgaagaagatgagaGGGAAGCTGGTttatttgatgatgatgacgacGATGACGAGGGGCATGCAGCTGGAGAGTGGGGACGCTTGCGCACCTCAAGCAGTTTTGGAAGTGGAGAATTTCGTAATAAAGATAAATCGAGTGAGGAGCACAAGAAGGCCATAAAGAATGTGGTTGATGGGCATTTCAGGGCTCTGGTATCTCAGTTATTACAGGTTGAGAATATTCCTGTGGGTGATGAAGATGATAAAGACAGCTGGTTGGAAATCATTACATCTCTGTCATGGGAGGCTGCAACACTGTTAAAGCCAGATATGAGTAAAGGTGGAGGAATGGACCCTGGTGGATATGTGAAAGTAAAATGCATTGCTTCTGGTCGACGTTCTGAGAG TGTGGTGGTCAAAGGAGTCGTTTGTAAGAAAAATGTAGCTCACCGTCGAATGACCTCCAAAATAGAGAAACCTCGACTGCTCATCCTTGGAGGGGCGCTTGAGTATCAGCGAGTTTCTAACCACTTGTCAAGTTTTGATACTCTGCTGCAGCAG gAAATGGACCATCTAAAGATGGCAGTGGCAAAGATAGATGCTCATCAACCTGATATTCTTGTAGTGGAGAAATCAGTTTCGCGATTTGCACAGGAATACCTTCTTGCTAAAGACATATCACTtgttctcaatgtcaagaggCCACTTTTAGAGCGCATAGCCCGTTGCACAGGTGCTCAAATAGTTCCTTCAATTGATCATCTCTCTTCTCCAAAGTTGGGCTACTGTGATATGTTTCATGTGGAAAGGTGTTTGGAAGATCTTGGTACTGCTGGCCAGGGCGGGAAAAAGTTGGTCAAGAcattaatgtattttgaagACTGTCCAAAGCCTTTGGGCTTTACT TTCCATTTGTTTCAGATTTTACTTAGAGGGGCTAATGGGGATGAGTTGAAGAAAGTGAAACATGTGGTCCAGTATGGAGTTTTTGCAGCATATCACTTGGCTCTGGAGACTTCTTTTCTTGCTGATGAAGGAGCATCTCTGCCAGAACTCCCTCTGAACTCTCCAATAACAGTGGCACTCCCAGATAAACCCTCAAGCATTGAGAGATCTATATCAACTGTACCTGGTTTTACTGTTCCTGCCAATGAAAAGCTTCAGGGACCACAAACTAGTAGTGAACCACAGAGATCCAACAACGTCCCCGTTGCTTATCTCGACTCAACAATCAGTTCTATTGGTCATGTTGGAAGGAAACCACTAGCTGATGGTCCTATCTTTCAATCCACAGCACCTACGACATCTTGCATCAGTCCAACTTCATTTCTCTCTACTGTTCCTTTTACAGTGAAAGTTGTTTCAGATTCTTACCGTACTTTTGAGCAGAAAAATAAGTTTGAATACGGAGGTTCTCCTGTATCAGAAACGACTGCAGCTAACATCAAGGTGGCTGCCATTGATGAGCATCTCACTGTTAATGGCTTTGGGGTTTCAGAAGGTATTATAGAAAAACATTCTCAAAATAATCTTAGCAAAATGGTTGCTAGTCAGTCGAACATTGCAGTGTTACCATCTGCaccagaaaataaaaataatttggagGCGCCGGGATCTTTGAAAGAAGAATTTCCTCCATCACCTTCAGATCATCAGAGCATCTTGGTTTCCTTATCTTCCCGGTGCGTCTGGAAGGGAACTGTTTGTGAAAGATCTCATCTTTTTCGAATTAAGTATTATGGTAGTTTTGACAAACCTTTGGGTCGATTTTTGCGAGACCATTTATTTGATCAA agtTACACTTGTCAATCTTGTGAGATGCCGTCAGAAGCACATGTTCATTGTTATACGCATCGACAAGGCACCCTCACTATATCTGTTAAGAAGCTATCAGAAATACTCCTACCAGGTGAAAAAGATGGGAAGATCTGGATGTGGCACAGATGCTTGAGGTGTCCCCGGACCAATGGTTTTCCTCCAGCTACTCGTAGAGTAGTGATGTCTGATGCCGCTTGGGGTTTATCTTTTGGGAAATTTTTGGAGCTCAGTTTTTCAAACCATGCAGCAGCAAGCAGGGTGGCAAGCTGTGGTCATTCCCTGCATAGGGATTGTCTTCGTTTTTATGg ATTTGGGAATATGGTTGCTTGCTTTCGGTATGCATCAATTAATGTTCTTTCTGTATATCTTCCACCCCTGAAACTTGATTTCAACTCTGAGAACCAGGAATGGatacaaaaagaaacagaTGAG GTTGTTAACCGGGCAGAGCTTCTATTTTCTGATGTGCTCAATGCTCTAAGTCAAATTGCACAGAAAAAATCTAGTTTGGGACCAGGTAACAGTGGCATGAAACTACCTGAATCAAGACGCCAGATTGGAGAACTTGAAGCAATGTTACAAAATGAGAAGACAGAATTTGAG GATTCACTCCAAAGAGCTTTGAACAAGGAAGCGAAAAAGGGTCAGCCTGTTATTGACATTCTCGAGATAAATAGACTGCGGAGACAGTTAGTGTTCCAATCTTATATGTGGGACCACCGCTTAATTTATGCAGCCAGTTTAGACAATAACAGCCTTCAGGATGATTTGAATTGCTCAAATACAGGACATGAGGAAAAAGCCTTCGCCAGTACTGAGCAGCTCAATGAAATGAATGTGAATGACAAGGCAGGAAAAGGTTTTGGTAGTTTTGACTCTCTTCCTGTAGGGGCAAAGCTGCTTAAAATTGATCGCCAAGGGGGACTTGGCATTAATTCTGACCAGTCAGAAACAGTCCATCGAGATATAGACATGAGTCAGGATCCTAATCATGAAAAGAATGACCGTGCTGAACTTTCTGGGGCCATGCCCACCTGTGATCAACCCCATGGTCTAGAGCACAGTGGAAATGTTCGCAGGACTCTTTCTGAGGGACAGGTTCCTATTGTGTCAAATTTGTCTGATACCCTTGATGCTGCATGGACAGGTGAAAATCATCCTGGAATTGGACTGGTTAAGGATGACTCCAGTGTGCTTTCTGATTCAGCTGTAGCAGATTTGTCAACCACATCTACAGCAATGGAGGGACTAGATTTGTACAGCCAACTGCAAGACCCAAATGGGTCCAAGGTCAGCAATGCACTTTCACCTGCATTGTCTACCAAGGGCTCTGATAATATGGAAGAAGTTGGAGGCTACTTGAGAACGCCTTTCTTAAATTTCTACCGATCACTGAACAAGACTTTTTATGCAAGCCCTGAGAAGCTTGAGACAATGGGAGAATACAGTCCAGTCTATGTGTCCTCCTTTAGGGAGTTGGAACTCCAGGGTGGCGCTAGGCTTCTCCTGCCTATGGGTGTACGTGATGTTGTCATTCCTGTATTTGATGATGAGCCCACAAGCATTATAGCTTATGCACTCCTGTCACCGGAGTATGAGGACCAACTGGCTGATGACGGGGAGAGAATTAAAGAAGGTGGGGATGCCAATTACTCCTCAAATTTATCTGATCATCTGACCTCTCAGTCATTCCACTCTGCTGATGAAGTCACCATTGATTCTCATAGAAGCCTTGGATATACAGATGAAAGTATCCTATCTATGTCTGGATCTCATAGCCCTCTAGTTTTAGACCCACTCTCTTACACAAAGACTATGCATGCTAGAGTTTCTTTTGGAGATGAAGGCCCACTTGGCAAGGTGAAATATTCTGTGACTTGTTACTATGCAAAGAGGTTTGAAGCCTTAAGGAATAGATGTTGCCCATCTGAGCTTGATTTTATAAGGTCTCTCAGCCGCTGTAAGAAGTGGGGAGCTCAAGGTGGAAAGAGCAATGTCTTCTTTGCAAAAACCTTGGATGATCGCTTTATTATCAAACAAGTCACAAAGACAGAATTGGagtcatttataaaatttgctCCTGAATATTTCAGGTACCTCTCTGAATCAATTAGCTCAAGAAGTCCAACATGCCTGGCGAAAATTTTGGGGATTTATCAG GTTACATCAAAGCATCTGAAAGGTGGAAAAGAATCAAAAATGGATGTGCTGGTCATGGAGAACCTACTTTTCGGAAGGAATGTAACCCGCCTCTATGATCTTAAAGGATCTTCTCGATCACGATACAATCCTGATTCTAGTGGGAGCAATAAAGTTCTGCTGGATCAGAACTTGATTGAAGCAATGCCAACTTCTCCTATTTTTGTTGGAAACAAGGCAAAGAGGTTGTTGGAGAGAGCCGTCTGGAACGATACTTCTTTTCTTGCG TCCATCGATGTAATGGATTATTCATTACTGGTTGGGGTGGATGAACAAACGCATGAATTAGTTCTTGGAATCATTGATTTCATGAGGCAATACACTTGGGACAAGCACCTGGAAACATGGGTGAAGGCGACGGGCATACTTGGTGGGCCGAAGAATGCATCCCCAACTGTTATTTCTCCCAAGCAATACAAGAAAAGGTTTAGGAAAGCAATGACTACCTATTTTCTGATGGTTCCAGATCAGTGGTCACCTCCCCTTCTGATTCCTAGTAAATCACAGTCTGATTTGTGCGAAGAGAATACACAAGGTGGGACTTCAGTTGAATGA
- the LOC8276557 gene encoding 1-phosphatidylinositol-3-phosphate 5-kinase FAB1B isoform X2, whose protein sequence is MDSSDKTFSELVGLLKSWIPWRSEPSSVSRDFWMPDQSCRVCYECDSQFTIINRRHHCRLCGRVFCAKCTTNSVPVPSSDPNTAREEWEKIRVCNYCFKQWQQGITTFDNGIQVPSLDLSSSPSAASLASSKSTGTANSSSFTLGSMPYSAGTYQRAQQSAGPSPHQTSEMDVNSDNQIEVTLGRSNGHVADMSYQSPNPYAFSRNRSYDDDDEYGVFRADSEARRFPQVNEYFHRDEFDDMSNDEGSHKAHLDGENIDSKSLSSSPINPSFGSHGLEGGQQLGEKIEHGMDDEEETSSMYPGDNRDAEPVDFENNGLLWLPPEPEDEEDEREAGLFDDDDDDDEGHAAGEWGRLRTSSSFGSGEFRNKDKSSEEHKKAIKNVVDGHFRALVSQLLQVENIPVGDEDDKDSWLEIITSLSWEAATLLKPDMSKGGGMDPGGYVKVKCIASGRRSESVVVKGVVCKKNVAHRRMTSKIEKPRLLILGGALEYQRVSNHLSSFDTLLQQEMDHLKMAVAKIDAHQPDILVVEKSVSRFAQEYLLAKDISLVLNVKRPLLERIARCTGAQIVPSIDHLSSPKLGYCDMFHVERCLEDLGTAGQGGKKLVKTLMYFEDCPKPLGFTILLRGANGDELKKVKHVVQYGVFAAYHLALETSFLADEGASLPELPLNSPITVALPDKPSSIERSISTVPGFTVPANEKLQGPQTSSEPQRSNNVPVAYLDSTISSIGHVGRKPLADGPIFQSTAPTTSCISPTSFLSTVPFTVKVVSDSYRTFEQKNKFEYGGSPVSETTAANIKVAAIDEHLTVNGFGVSEGIIEKHSQNNLSKMVASQSNIAVLPSAPENKNNLEAPGSLKEEFPPSPSDHQSILVSLSSRCVWKGTVCERSHLFRIKYYGSFDKPLGRFLRDHLFDQSYTCQSCEMPSEAHVHCYTHRQGTLTISVKKLSEILLPGEKDGKIWMWHRCLRCPRTNGFPPATRRVVMSDAAWGLSFGKFLELSFSNHAAASRVASCGHSLHRDCLRFYGFGNMVACFRYASINVLSVYLPPLKLDFNSENQEWIQKETDEVVNRAELLFSDVLNALSQIAQKKSSLGPGNSGMKLPESRRQIGELEAMLQNEKTEFEDSLQRALNKEAKKGQPVIDILEINRLRRQLVFQSYMWDHRLIYAASLDNNSLQDDLNCSNTGHEEKAFASTEQLNEMNVNDKAGKGFGSFDSLPVGAKLLKIDRQGGLGINSDQSETVHRDIDMSQDPNHEKNDRAELSGAMPTCDQPHGLEHSGNVRRTLSEGQVPIVSNLSDTLDAAWTGENHPGIGLVKDDSSVLSDSAVADLSTTSTAMEGLDLYSQLQDPNGSKVSNALSPALSTKGSDNMEEVGGYLRTPFLNFYRSLNKTFYASPEKLETMGEYSPVYVSSFRELELQGGARLLLPMGVRDVVIPVFDDEPTSIIAYALLSPEYEDQLADDGERIKEGGDANYSSNLSDHLTSQSFHSADEVTIDSHRSLGYTDESILSMSGSHSPLVLDPLSYTKTMHARVSFGDEGPLGKVKYSVTCYYAKRFEALRNRCCPSELDFIRSLSRCKKWGAQGGKSNVFFAKTLDDRFIIKQVTKTELESFIKFAPEYFRYLSESISSRSPTCLAKILGIYQVTSKHLKGGKESKMDVLVMENLLFGRNVTRLYDLKGSSRSRYNPDSSGSNKVLLDQNLIEAMPTSPIFVGNKAKRLLERAVWNDTSFLASIDVMDYSLLVGVDEQTHELVLGIIDFMRQYTWDKHLETWVKATGILGGPKNASPTVISPKQYKKRFRKAMTTYFLMVPDQWSPPLLIPSKSQSDLCEENTQGGTSVE, encoded by the exons ATGGATTCATCTGACAAGACGTTCTCTGAGCTAGTTGGCCTATTGAAATCTTGGATCCCTTGGCGGTCTGAGCCATCTAGTGTGTCAAGGGATTTTTGGATGCCCGATCAGAGTTGTAGGGTATGTTATGAGTGTGATTCTCAGTTCACAATAATTAACCGTAGGCACCATTGTCGACTTTGTGGTCGCGTCTTCTGTGCTAAGTGTACAACCAACTCAGTTCCTGTCCCATCAAGTGATCCAAATACTGCAAGGGAAGAGTGGGAGAAAATTCGGGTATGTAATTATTGTTTCAAACAATGGCAGCAAGGGATAACAACTTTTGATAATGGAATCCAGGTTCCTAGCCTGGATCTTAGTAGTTCACCATCAGCTGCAAGTTTGGCCAGCTCTAAGTCTACTGGCACTGCTAACAGTAGTAGCTTCACTCTTGGCTCGATGCCATACTCGGCTGGAACCTATCAACGAGCTCAACAAAGTGCAGGTCCCAGCCCACATCAAACATCTGAGATGGATGTAAATTCAGATAATCAAATAGAAGTGACATTGGGAAGGAGCAATGGTCATGTTGCAGACATGAGCTATCAATCTCCAAACCCATATGCATTTTCAAGGAACAG gagttatgatgatgatgacgaATATGGGGTTTTTCGGGCTGATTCTGAAGCAAGGCGTTTCCCCCAAGTGAACGAGTACTTTCATCGAGATGAGTTTGATGACATGAGCAATGATGAGGGATCACATAAAGCTCATCTTGATGGAGAAAATATTGACTCAAAAAGTTTAAGCAGCTCTCCCATAAACCCTAGTTTTGGCTCACATGGTTTGGAAGGAGGGCAACAACTTGGGGAAAAAATTGAGCATGGTATGGATGATGAGGAGGAGACCTCTTCCATGTATCCGGGGGATAACAGGGATGCTGAACCTGTGGATTTTGAGAACAATGGACTTCTCTGGCTTCCCCCAGAAccagaagatgaagaagatgagaGGGAAGCTGGTttatttgatgatgatgacgacGATGACGAGGGGCATGCAGCTGGAGAGTGGGGACGCTTGCGCACCTCAAGCAGTTTTGGAAGTGGAGAATTTCGTAATAAAGATAAATCGAGTGAGGAGCACAAGAAGGCCATAAAGAATGTGGTTGATGGGCATTTCAGGGCTCTGGTATCTCAGTTATTACAGGTTGAGAATATTCCTGTGGGTGATGAAGATGATAAAGACAGCTGGTTGGAAATCATTACATCTCTGTCATGGGAGGCTGCAACACTGTTAAAGCCAGATATGAGTAAAGGTGGAGGAATGGACCCTGGTGGATATGTGAAAGTAAAATGCATTGCTTCTGGTCGACGTTCTGAGAG TGTGGTGGTCAAAGGAGTCGTTTGTAAGAAAAATGTAGCTCACCGTCGAATGACCTCCAAAATAGAGAAACCTCGACTGCTCATCCTTGGAGGGGCGCTTGAGTATCAGCGAGTTTCTAACCACTTGTCAAGTTTTGATACTCTGCTGCAGCAG gAAATGGACCATCTAAAGATGGCAGTGGCAAAGATAGATGCTCATCAACCTGATATTCTTGTAGTGGAGAAATCAGTTTCGCGATTTGCACAGGAATACCTTCTTGCTAAAGACATATCACTtgttctcaatgtcaagaggCCACTTTTAGAGCGCATAGCCCGTTGCACAGGTGCTCAAATAGTTCCTTCAATTGATCATCTCTCTTCTCCAAAGTTGGGCTACTGTGATATGTTTCATGTGGAAAGGTGTTTGGAAGATCTTGGTACTGCTGGCCAGGGCGGGAAAAAGTTGGTCAAGAcattaatgtattttgaagACTGTCCAAAGCCTTTGGGCTTTACT ATTTTACTTAGAGGGGCTAATGGGGATGAGTTGAAGAAAGTGAAACATGTGGTCCAGTATGGAGTTTTTGCAGCATATCACTTGGCTCTGGAGACTTCTTTTCTTGCTGATGAAGGAGCATCTCTGCCAGAACTCCCTCTGAACTCTCCAATAACAGTGGCACTCCCAGATAAACCCTCAAGCATTGAGAGATCTATATCAACTGTACCTGGTTTTACTGTTCCTGCCAATGAAAAGCTTCAGGGACCACAAACTAGTAGTGAACCACAGAGATCCAACAACGTCCCCGTTGCTTATCTCGACTCAACAATCAGTTCTATTGGTCATGTTGGAAGGAAACCACTAGCTGATGGTCCTATCTTTCAATCCACAGCACCTACGACATCTTGCATCAGTCCAACTTCATTTCTCTCTACTGTTCCTTTTACAGTGAAAGTTGTTTCAGATTCTTACCGTACTTTTGAGCAGAAAAATAAGTTTGAATACGGAGGTTCTCCTGTATCAGAAACGACTGCAGCTAACATCAAGGTGGCTGCCATTGATGAGCATCTCACTGTTAATGGCTTTGGGGTTTCAGAAGGTATTATAGAAAAACATTCTCAAAATAATCTTAGCAAAATGGTTGCTAGTCAGTCGAACATTGCAGTGTTACCATCTGCaccagaaaataaaaataatttggagGCGCCGGGATCTTTGAAAGAAGAATTTCCTCCATCACCTTCAGATCATCAGAGCATCTTGGTTTCCTTATCTTCCCGGTGCGTCTGGAAGGGAACTGTTTGTGAAAGATCTCATCTTTTTCGAATTAAGTATTATGGTAGTTTTGACAAACCTTTGGGTCGATTTTTGCGAGACCATTTATTTGATCAA agtTACACTTGTCAATCTTGTGAGATGCCGTCAGAAGCACATGTTCATTGTTATACGCATCGACAAGGCACCCTCACTATATCTGTTAAGAAGCTATCAGAAATACTCCTACCAGGTGAAAAAGATGGGAAGATCTGGATGTGGCACAGATGCTTGAGGTGTCCCCGGACCAATGGTTTTCCTCCAGCTACTCGTAGAGTAGTGATGTCTGATGCCGCTTGGGGTTTATCTTTTGGGAAATTTTTGGAGCTCAGTTTTTCAAACCATGCAGCAGCAAGCAGGGTGGCAAGCTGTGGTCATTCCCTGCATAGGGATTGTCTTCGTTTTTATGg ATTTGGGAATATGGTTGCTTGCTTTCGGTATGCATCAATTAATGTTCTTTCTGTATATCTTCCACCCCTGAAACTTGATTTCAACTCTGAGAACCAGGAATGGatacaaaaagaaacagaTGAG GTTGTTAACCGGGCAGAGCTTCTATTTTCTGATGTGCTCAATGCTCTAAGTCAAATTGCACAGAAAAAATCTAGTTTGGGACCAGGTAACAGTGGCATGAAACTACCTGAATCAAGACGCCAGATTGGAGAACTTGAAGCAATGTTACAAAATGAGAAGACAGAATTTGAG GATTCACTCCAAAGAGCTTTGAACAAGGAAGCGAAAAAGGGTCAGCCTGTTATTGACATTCTCGAGATAAATAGACTGCGGAGACAGTTAGTGTTCCAATCTTATATGTGGGACCACCGCTTAATTTATGCAGCCAGTTTAGACAATAACAGCCTTCAGGATGATTTGAATTGCTCAAATACAGGACATGAGGAAAAAGCCTTCGCCAGTACTGAGCAGCTCAATGAAATGAATGTGAATGACAAGGCAGGAAAAGGTTTTGGTAGTTTTGACTCTCTTCCTGTAGGGGCAAAGCTGCTTAAAATTGATCGCCAAGGGGGACTTGGCATTAATTCTGACCAGTCAGAAACAGTCCATCGAGATATAGACATGAGTCAGGATCCTAATCATGAAAAGAATGACCGTGCTGAACTTTCTGGGGCCATGCCCACCTGTGATCAACCCCATGGTCTAGAGCACAGTGGAAATGTTCGCAGGACTCTTTCTGAGGGACAGGTTCCTATTGTGTCAAATTTGTCTGATACCCTTGATGCTGCATGGACAGGTGAAAATCATCCTGGAATTGGACTGGTTAAGGATGACTCCAGTGTGCTTTCTGATTCAGCTGTAGCAGATTTGTCAACCACATCTACAGCAATGGAGGGACTAGATTTGTACAGCCAACTGCAAGACCCAAATGGGTCCAAGGTCAGCAATGCACTTTCACCTGCATTGTCTACCAAGGGCTCTGATAATATGGAAGAAGTTGGAGGCTACTTGAGAACGCCTTTCTTAAATTTCTACCGATCACTGAACAAGACTTTTTATGCAAGCCCTGAGAAGCTTGAGACAATGGGAGAATACAGTCCAGTCTATGTGTCCTCCTTTAGGGAGTTGGAACTCCAGGGTGGCGCTAGGCTTCTCCTGCCTATGGGTGTACGTGATGTTGTCATTCCTGTATTTGATGATGAGCCCACAAGCATTATAGCTTATGCACTCCTGTCACCGGAGTATGAGGACCAACTGGCTGATGACGGGGAGAGAATTAAAGAAGGTGGGGATGCCAATTACTCCTCAAATTTATCTGATCATCTGACCTCTCAGTCATTCCACTCTGCTGATGAAGTCACCATTGATTCTCATAGAAGCCTTGGATATACAGATGAAAGTATCCTATCTATGTCTGGATCTCATAGCCCTCTAGTTTTAGACCCACTCTCTTACACAAAGACTATGCATGCTAGAGTTTCTTTTGGAGATGAAGGCCCACTTGGCAAGGTGAAATATTCTGTGACTTGTTACTATGCAAAGAGGTTTGAAGCCTTAAGGAATAGATGTTGCCCATCTGAGCTTGATTTTATAAGGTCTCTCAGCCGCTGTAAGAAGTGGGGAGCTCAAGGTGGAAAGAGCAATGTCTTCTTTGCAAAAACCTTGGATGATCGCTTTATTATCAAACAAGTCACAAAGACAGAATTGGagtcatttataaaatttgctCCTGAATATTTCAGGTACCTCTCTGAATCAATTAGCTCAAGAAGTCCAACATGCCTGGCGAAAATTTTGGGGATTTATCAG GTTACATCAAAGCATCTGAAAGGTGGAAAAGAATCAAAAATGGATGTGCTGGTCATGGAGAACCTACTTTTCGGAAGGAATGTAACCCGCCTCTATGATCTTAAAGGATCTTCTCGATCACGATACAATCCTGATTCTAGTGGGAGCAATAAAGTTCTGCTGGATCAGAACTTGATTGAAGCAATGCCAACTTCTCCTATTTTTGTTGGAAACAAGGCAAAGAGGTTGTTGGAGAGAGCCGTCTGGAACGATACTTCTTTTCTTGCG TCCATCGATGTAATGGATTATTCATTACTGGTTGGGGTGGATGAACAAACGCATGAATTAGTTCTTGGAATCATTGATTTCATGAGGCAATACACTTGGGACAAGCACCTGGAAACATGGGTGAAGGCGACGGGCATACTTGGTGGGCCGAAGAATGCATCCCCAACTGTTATTTCTCCCAAGCAATACAAGAAAAGGTTTAGGAAAGCAATGACTACCTATTTTCTGATGGTTCCAGATCAGTGGTCACCTCCCCTTCTGATTCCTAGTAAATCACAGTCTGATTTGTGCGAAGAGAATACACAAGGTGGGACTTCAGTTGAATGA